The proteins below come from a single Halomicroarcula saliterrae genomic window:
- a CDS encoding translation initiation factor eIF-1A produces the protein MSEDTGRRNLRMPTNDELFAVVTEHLGGNHVRIRCEDGETRLGRIPGRMKFRTWINEEDIVLAEPWDWQDEKANIEWRYEGQDADQLRAEGHIDSLTA, from the coding sequence GTGAGCGAAGATACAGGGCGGCGGAATCTCCGCATGCCTACAAACGACGAACTGTTCGCGGTCGTAACTGAACACCTCGGCGGGAACCACGTCCGGATTCGCTGTGAAGACGGCGAGACGCGACTGGGTCGCATCCCCGGCCGGATGAAGTTCCGGACCTGGATTAACGAGGAAGACATCGTGCTCGCCGAACCGTGGGACTGGCAGGACGAGAAGGCAAACATCGAGTGGCGCTACGAGGGGCAGGACGCGGACCAGCTCCGAGCCGAGGGCCACATCGACTCCCTGACCGCCTGA
- a CDS encoding UPF0058 family protein: MKKQELIHLHSLLAQVQHHYEADTGTAVEHDEYAELGVKPTSIHKSKTDHKAAVFALADGLTDDMVAESDEPLTLAAD, from the coding sequence ATGAAGAAACAAGAGTTGATTCATCTTCACAGCCTTCTCGCGCAGGTACAGCACCACTACGAAGCCGACACCGGGACAGCCGTCGAACACGACGAGTACGCTGAGCTCGGCGTGAAACCCACATCGATTCACAAGTCCAAGACAGACCACAAAGCAGCCGTGTTCGCGCTCGCGGACGGTCTCACCGACGATATGGTCGCAGAGAGCGACGAACCGCTCACGCTCGCCGCCGACTGA
- a CDS encoding prenyltransferase codes for MSVTDRLPRLWTLWSAARPSQIALIGLVYALGIGMARALTPAAVPWTHVAVGGAVLVPVALSVHYANEFADVETDRMTERTPFSGGSGALERTGVSRGLLARASGAALAAGVSGGVVGWLAGLVSTTALALLTGIAGLGLAYSLPPVALVRRGVGELTNAVLGGTLLPLYGVAVVGRVSPATVLAVLPFTVLVGCNLLATHWPDREADAAVGKRTLAVRWSPRRLRGAYWTLAAVAVLVTVGLAGRVLPVTVVTTQTLALPPLLWGGIVLTRQRSPFPAVAAMVVHAGASTAAWWWLALG; via the coding sequence ATGAGTGTCACCGATAGGCTGCCTCGACTGTGGACGCTGTGGTCGGCAGCGCGCCCGAGCCAGATCGCGCTCATCGGCCTCGTCTACGCGCTCGGAATCGGGATGGCACGGGCGCTGACACCCGCTGCTGTACCGTGGACGCACGTCGCTGTCGGCGGCGCCGTACTGGTGCCGGTCGCCCTCAGCGTCCACTACGCGAACGAGTTCGCCGACGTCGAGACGGACCGAATGACGGAGCGAACGCCGTTCTCCGGCGGGAGCGGTGCGCTGGAGCGAACCGGCGTTTCGCGAGGACTTCTCGCGCGCGCGAGCGGAGCAGCGCTCGCTGCCGGGGTCAGCGGTGGCGTGGTCGGCTGGCTGGCCGGGCTCGTGTCCACGACGGCGCTGGCGCTGCTGACCGGTATCGCGGGGCTAGGACTGGCTTACTCGCTCCCGCCGGTCGCGCTCGTACGGCGCGGCGTCGGCGAACTCACCAACGCCGTCCTGGGCGGGACGTTGCTCCCGCTGTACGGCGTGGCCGTCGTGGGTCGCGTCTCGCCGGCGACAGTGTTGGCCGTGCTTCCGTTTACCGTGCTGGTGGGCTGTAATCTGCTGGCGACCCACTGGCCGGACCGCGAGGCCGACGCCGCCGTCGGCAAACGGACACTCGCCGTTCGGTGGTCGCCGCGACGACTCCGCGGAGCCTACTGGACGCTTGCCGCCGTGGCCGTCCTCGTGACAGTCGGGCTCGCGGGGCGGGTGCTCCCAGTCACCGTCGTCACCACACAGACGCTCGCGCTGCCACCGCTCCTGTGGGGCGGCATCGTCCTCACACGCCAGCGCTCCCCGTTCCCGGCGGTGGCTGCGATGGTCGTCCACGCGGGCGCGAGCACAGCGGCGTGGTGGTGGCTCGCGCTGGGATAG
- the glp gene encoding gephyrin-like molybdotransferase Glp: MNDDDRPGFKQFTRTAAARERLLGAVSPVTRTERAGVRAADGRVVATAIDAERAVPHYERAAMDGYAVRAADTFGASERSPASLRLTDSVGPGTATRVHTGSELPDGADAVVMVESTDRTGEELSVFEAVPEGGNVAPVGEDVEAGQRLFEAGHRLRPSDLGLLKAVGLEHVDVYERPRVSVIPTGEELVQSDPDPGEIIETNGQTVTQYVERWGGVASYRDIVTDDADALRAAIRRDLDHDVVVTTGGSSVGERDLVPEVVDDMGEVFVHGVALKPGHPVALGAVADTPVLLLPGYPVACIVNAVQFLRPALVEAGHLPREPHRTTEARLARKLPSEPGVRTFARVALSGDDGERTATPTRTKGAGVLSSVALADGWVVVPEEREGYAEGETVAVELWEGSR; the protein is encoded by the coding sequence ATGAACGACGACGACCGTCCCGGGTTCAAACAGTTCACCCGGACGGCGGCGGCCAGAGAGCGACTGCTGGGAGCGGTGTCACCGGTCACGCGGACCGAACGAGCGGGGGTTCGGGCAGCCGACGGGCGGGTAGTGGCGACAGCCATCGACGCCGAGCGCGCGGTCCCCCACTACGAGCGGGCGGCGATGGACGGCTACGCCGTCCGGGCGGCCGACACCTTCGGCGCGAGCGAGCGGTCGCCGGCCTCGCTGCGGCTCACCGACAGTGTCGGGCCCGGAACGGCGACACGCGTCCACACGGGGAGCGAACTTCCCGACGGCGCCGACGCGGTCGTGATGGTCGAGTCGACTGATAGAACGGGCGAGGAGCTCTCGGTGTTCGAGGCAGTGCCCGAAGGGGGCAACGTCGCACCGGTCGGGGAGGACGTCGAGGCCGGGCAGCGACTGTTCGAGGCGGGACACCGACTCAGACCGTCGGACCTCGGGCTGCTCAAAGCCGTCGGGCTGGAGCACGTCGACGTGTACGAACGCCCGCGCGTGAGCGTGATTCCGACCGGAGAGGAGCTCGTCCAGTCGGACCCCGACCCCGGCGAAATCATCGAGACGAACGGCCAGACCGTCACGCAGTACGTCGAGCGGTGGGGCGGTGTGGCGAGTTATCGCGATATCGTCACCGACGATGCCGACGCGCTGCGGGCGGCCATCCGGCGCGATCTGGACCACGACGTCGTGGTGACGACCGGCGGCTCTTCCGTCGGCGAGCGCGACCTCGTGCCCGAGGTGGTCGACGACATGGGCGAGGTGTTCGTCCACGGCGTCGCCCTCAAGCCGGGCCACCCCGTCGCGCTGGGCGCCGTCGCGGACACGCCGGTCCTGTTGCTCCCGGGCTACCCCGTCGCCTGCATCGTCAACGCCGTCCAGTTCCTCCGGCCGGCGCTCGTTGAGGCCGGTCATCTGCCACGCGAGCCCCACCGGACGACCGAGGCGCGACTGGCCCGGAAACTCCCCAGCGAGCCCGGCGTCCGGACCTTCGCCCGGGTGGCGCTCAGCGGGGACGACGGGGAGCGAACGGCCACGCCGACCCGCACCAAGGGTGCAGGCGTTCTCTCGAGCGTCGCGCTGGCGGACGGGTGGGTCGTCGTCCCCGAGGAGCGGGAGGGGTACGCCGAGGGCGAGACCGTCGCCGTCGAACTGTGGGAGGGGTCCCGATGA